In one Aeromicrobium erythreum genomic region, the following are encoded:
- a CDS encoding signal peptidase I has product MSTSAQHRVERRTARRVTSSAVNALLVVATLAGLAYLAPSLLGYQRYVITGGSMTGTIDKGSIVLEKAVPVADLAVGDVITYQPPADSGVPNLVTHRIIEIGTAEGGGRLLRTQGDANPQPDPWRFSLTAPTQPVVRHHVPHVGWVLVALADRDVRVLVLGVPAGLVALASAVELLRALREGRRGRDRRARAEQVLAPSSVAPATP; this is encoded by the coding sequence ATGAGCACCTCAGCGCAGCACCGCGTCGAGCGTCGCACCGCACGCCGCGTCACCTCCTCGGCGGTCAACGCGCTCCTGGTCGTGGCGACCCTCGCCGGTCTGGCCTACCTCGCGCCGAGCCTCCTGGGCTACCAGCGCTACGTGATCACCGGTGGCTCCATGACCGGGACCATCGACAAGGGCTCGATCGTCCTCGAGAAGGCCGTGCCGGTCGCGGACCTCGCCGTCGGCGACGTGATCACCTACCAGCCTCCCGCCGACAGCGGCGTCCCCAACCTCGTGACGCACCGCATCATCGAGATCGGCACCGCGGAGGGCGGTGGCCGCCTGCTCCGGACGCAGGGTGATGCGAACCCGCAGCCCGACCCCTGGCGGTTCTCGCTCACCGCGCCCACGCAGCCCGTCGTCCGGCACCACGTGCCCCACGTCGGCTGGGTGCTCGTCGCCCTCGCCGACCGCGACGTGCGCGTGCTCGTCCTCGGCGTGCCCGCCGGCCTCGTCGCGCTCGCCAGCGCCGTGGAGCTCCTCCGGGCCCTCCGCGAGGGTCGACGCGGCCGCGACCGTCGGGCGCGGGCCGAGCAGGTGCTGGCACCGTCGAGCGTCGCGCCCGCCACCCCCTGA
- a CDS encoding adenosine deaminase: MRPVATLPKAHLHLHFTGSMRHATLVELADRDGIRLPPALVEEWPPQLVATDEKGWFRFQRLYDVARSVLRTEADVRRLVLEAAEDDARDGSVWTEIQVDPSGYGARFGGITAFTDLVIDAARDATERTGTHVAVVVAANRTRHPLDARTLARLAAQYAGRGVVGFGLSNDERRGDTAAFAPAFSIAERAGLSLVPHGGELLGPAHVTQCLDHLHPTRIGHGVRSSEDPAVLSRVADAGVALEVCPTSNVSLGVYATLEEVPVRTLVEAGVDVALGADDPLLFGSRLAGQYSVLRAAQDFSDDELATLAAMSVRRSHAPDDLKAEALTGIERWRTS, from the coding sequence GTGAGGCCGGTCGCCACGCTGCCGAAGGCGCACCTGCACCTGCACTTCACCGGGTCGATGCGGCACGCCACGCTGGTCGAGCTCGCCGACCGCGACGGCATCCGCCTCCCGCCGGCGCTCGTCGAGGAGTGGCCCCCGCAGCTCGTCGCCACCGACGAGAAGGGCTGGTTCCGCTTCCAGCGGCTCTACGACGTGGCCCGGTCGGTCCTGCGCACCGAGGCCGACGTCCGCCGGCTCGTGCTCGAGGCCGCCGAGGACGACGCGCGCGACGGCTCGGTGTGGACCGAGATCCAGGTCGACCCGTCGGGGTACGGGGCCCGGTTCGGGGGGATCACCGCGTTCACCGACCTCGTCATCGACGCAGCCCGCGACGCGACCGAGCGGACCGGCACGCACGTGGCCGTGGTCGTCGCGGCCAACCGCACGCGCCACCCGCTCGACGCGCGGACGCTGGCCCGCCTGGCCGCCCAGTACGCGGGCCGCGGCGTCGTGGGCTTCGGTCTCTCCAACGACGAGCGACGCGGCGACACGGCCGCCTTCGCGCCCGCCTTCTCCATCGCGGAGCGGGCAGGCCTGTCGCTCGTGCCGCACGGCGGCGAGCTGCTCGGCCCCGCGCACGTGACCCAGTGCCTCGACCACCTGCATCCCACGCGCATCGGGCACGGGGTCCGCTCCAGCGAGGATCCTGCGGTGCTGTCGCGCGTCGCCGACGCCGGGGTCGCGCTCGAGGTGTGCCCGACGTCGAACGTCTCGCTGGGCGTCTACGCCACGCTCGAGGAGGTGCCGGTGCGCACGCTCGTCGAGGCCGGCGTCGACGTCGCGCTGGGCGCCGACGACCCGCTGCTGTTCGGCTCGCGCCTGGCGGGCCAGTACAGCGTGCTGCGCGCCGCCCAGGACTTCAGCGACGACGAGCTAGCGACCCTCGCGGCGATGTCGGTCCGTCGCTCCCACGCCCCCGACGACCTCAAGGCCGAGGCACTCACCGGCATCGAGCGCTGGCGGACCTCGTGA
- a CDS encoding response regulator transcription factor: protein MSPTLLVVEDDDQIAAPLVRTLEREDYVVERVATGGEALERLAAETVDLVLLDLGLPDVDGLEVCRRARASGYDGGVMILTARGGELDRVVGLDVGADDYLPKPFALAELLARVRALLRRTARTAPAVPDDPVAGGVRVDRDTRRAWVDGTELGLTVKEFDVLALVESAGGSVVTRERVMDEVWDENWFGSTKTLDTTIGRLRQKLEDADAPARLVTVRGVGFRWETGGADA from the coding sequence ATGTCGCCCACCCTGCTGGTCGTCGAGGACGACGACCAGATCGCCGCCCCGCTCGTGCGCACCCTGGAGCGCGAGGACTACGTCGTCGAGCGTGTCGCGACCGGCGGCGAGGCCCTCGAGCGGCTCGCCGCCGAGACCGTCGACCTCGTCCTGCTCGACCTCGGCCTGCCCGACGTCGACGGGCTCGAGGTCTGCCGGCGGGCCCGGGCGTCCGGCTACGACGGCGGCGTCATGATCCTGACCGCGCGTGGCGGCGAGCTCGACCGCGTCGTCGGCCTCGACGTCGGCGCCGACGACTACCTGCCGAAGCCGTTCGCCCTCGCCGAGCTGCTGGCCCGGGTGCGTGCCCTGTTGCGGCGCACGGCGCGGACCGCACCGGCCGTCCCCGACGACCCGGTCGCCGGCGGCGTCCGGGTCGACCGTGACACGCGCCGCGCCTGGGTCGACGGCACCGAGCTCGGGCTGACCGTCAAGGAGTTCGACGTGCTCGCCCTGGTCGAGTCCGCGGGCGGGAGCGTCGTCACGCGCGAGCGCGTGATGGACGAGGTGTGGGACGAGAACTGGTTCGGCTCCACGAAGACCCTCGACACGACGATCGGACGGCTGCGCCAGAAGCTCGAGGACGCCGACGCACCGGCGCGGCTCGTCACCGTGCGGGGCGTGGGCTTCCGCTGGGAGACCGGCGGCGCCGATGCGTGA
- a CDS encoding Ig-like domain-containing protein, with the protein MPMNARHLAPAPARRRLPLVGLVAVLVAVAVSATGFSSATFTARTMNSVSTVTAAADWTPPTVAVTPPTGGSVSGTATIAATASDAQSGVAQVVVQYQAADAATWTTLCTDTTAPYSCAWDTRTGTTPDGPYDLRAVATDRAGYSTTSDVVRTYVANSFAIALSPVADAVSGTVTATMTVYNAGLPFGTPRLEYAPAGSGRWTTACTGVLLVSNVATCQWSTASLADGSYDLRAAVVAGVTTYTSVVQTDVLVDNTRPTVTMVDPGTPLSGVRTFAATASDAGAGVDTVDLQYVAGTSGTWRSLCTVTAAPWSCRFDTTALPDGTYSVRAVATDGVGLQTTSAVVTGRVVDNTVSSVSMTDPGTYLTGTVTLAASANAPAGATSVRIQRAVAGSGTWTDVCTDTTAPYSCAFDTRTVADGSIDLRAVLLDARGTTTVSSIVAGRVVDNSPVRALDVQAANGGGTVGRLDSGDTVTLTYSEKVSPASLVAGWDGTARAVTVRLRDGAVSSVGFGSRDDTLDVPGLNLGSINLRADYLKNGKTLQWNGTVTASTVTVGTATRTVVTIRLGAVSSGTGLRTVTTAATMVWSPSASATDLTGQKCSTAPATETGTADRDF; encoded by the coding sequence ATGCCGATGAACGCCCGCCACCTCGCTCCGGCGCCTGCCCGGCGCCGCCTGCCCCTGGTAGGTCTCGTGGCGGTCCTCGTCGCCGTCGCGGTCTCCGCGACCGGCTTCTCGTCGGCGACGTTCACGGCCCGCACGATGAACTCCGTTAGCACCGTGACCGCCGCGGCGGACTGGACGCCGCCCACCGTGGCCGTCACCCCGCCGACCGGCGGCAGCGTGAGCGGCACGGCGACGATCGCCGCGACCGCGAGCGACGCACAGTCCGGGGTCGCGCAGGTGGTCGTGCAGTACCAGGCCGCGGACGCCGCCACCTGGACGACGCTGTGCACCGACACGACGGCGCCGTACTCCTGCGCGTGGGACACCCGCACGGGCACCACCCCCGACGGTCCGTACGACCTGCGCGCGGTCGCCACCGACCGCGCCGGCTACAGCACGACCTCCGACGTCGTCCGCACCTACGTGGCCAACAGTTTCGCCATCGCGCTGTCGCCCGTCGCCGACGCCGTCAGCGGCACCGTCACGGCGACCATGACCGTCTACAACGCGGGCCTGCCGTTCGGCACACCGCGCCTGGAGTACGCACCGGCCGGCTCCGGCCGCTGGACGACGGCCTGCACCGGGGTCCTGCTGGTCTCGAACGTCGCGACCTGCCAGTGGAGCACCGCGAGCCTCGCCGACGGGTCCTACGACCTGCGCGCCGCGGTCGTGGCCGGCGTGACGACCTACACGTCCGTCGTGCAGACCGACGTGCTCGTCGACAACACCCGCCCCACGGTCACCATGGTCGACCCCGGCACGCCGCTCAGCGGTGTGCGCACGTTCGCGGCGACGGCGTCGGACGCCGGAGCGGGCGTCGACACGGTCGACCTGCAGTACGTGGCGGGGACCTCCGGCACCTGGCGCTCGCTGTGCACCGTCACGGCCGCTCCGTGGTCGTGCCGCTTCGACACCACCGCACTGCCCGACGGCACCTACTCCGTCCGCGCCGTCGCGACCGACGGCGTCGGCCTGCAGACCACCTCCGCGGTCGTGACCGGACGCGTCGTCGACAACACCGTCTCCTCGGTGTCGATGACCGACCCGGGCACGTACCTCACCGGGACCGTCACGCTCGCCGCGAGCGCCAACGCCCCCGCCGGCGCGACGTCGGTGCGGATCCAGCGCGCCGTCGCCGGCAGTGGAACCTGGACCGACGTGTGCACCGACACGACCGCGCCCTACAGCTGCGCCTTCGACACGAGGACGGTCGCCGACGGCAGCATCGACCTGCGCGCCGTGCTGCTGGACGCCCGCGGCACGACGACCGTCTCGAGCATCGTCGCGGGCCGGGTCGTCGACAACAGCCCGGTGCGCGCCCTCGACGTGCAGGCCGCCAACGGCGGCGGGACCGTGGGCCGGCTCGACAGCGGCGACACCGTCACGCTCACGTACAGCGAGAAGGTCTCCCCCGCGTCGCTCGTGGCCGGGTGGGACGGGACGGCGCGGGCCGTCACGGTGCGGCTTCGCGACGGGGCGGTCTCCTCCGTCGGCTTCGGCTCGAGGGACGACACGCTCGACGTGCCCGGCCTGAACCTCGGCAGCATCAACCTGCGGGCCGACTACCTGAAGAACGGCAAGACCCTGCAGTGGAACGGGACCGTCACGGCCAGCACCGTCACCGTGGGCACGGCGACGCGCACGGTGGTGACGATCCGGCTCGGTGCGGTGAGCTCGGGGACGGGCCTGCGCACCGTGACCACCGCGGCCACGATGGTCTGGAGCCCCTCGGCCAGCGCCACGGACCTGACCGGTCAGAAGTGCTCCACCGCGCCGGCCACCGAGACCGGCACCGCCGACCGAGACTTCTGA
- a CDS encoding sensor histidine kinase, producing the protein MIEVVGGTTDQQEQELARYAVLTEPVGRDLQALVDLAAQACDVPSAAINIITRDQQHQIVATAGIAPSVCSRSDSMCAAVMAERDAVVVPDATVDERFRTNPFVTGVIGAVRFYASAPLVTPDGVHLGRLCLFDESARELTPEQETSLRTVAEQVMDVLELRLRTRELERANHHLALFAGQVSHDLRSPLTAILANVELLETEPVVATRGDLGTVVRAVSDAGRRMNRMIEEMLEFAVRGGRLSLVDTPLEHVFTLALTDLEPVVRQGGATVTVGMLPTVRADADMLYSVVLNLLTNALKFTRPGVPAQVSVTAHRHGDAWRVTVADNGRGIEPERRREVFDLYDRGDDPDSHGIGLATTRRLVQAHGGRVGAEDSPAGGAAVWFELPAG; encoded by the coding sequence GTGATCGAGGTCGTCGGAGGCACCACCGACCAGCAGGAGCAGGAGCTCGCGCGCTACGCGGTGCTCACCGAGCCGGTCGGTCGCGACCTGCAGGCGCTCGTCGACCTCGCGGCGCAGGCCTGCGACGTGCCCAGCGCGGCCATCAACATCATCACGCGTGACCAGCAGCACCAGATCGTCGCCACGGCGGGGATCGCACCGTCGGTGTGCTCGCGGTCGGACTCGATGTGCGCGGCGGTGATGGCCGAGCGCGACGCCGTCGTGGTGCCGGACGCCACCGTGGACGAGCGCTTCCGGACCAACCCGTTCGTCACGGGCGTCATCGGAGCCGTTCGGTTCTACGCGTCGGCCCCGCTGGTGACGCCCGACGGCGTGCACCTCGGACGGCTGTGCCTGTTCGACGAGTCCGCGCGCGAGCTCACCCCGGAGCAGGAGACGTCGCTGCGCACCGTGGCCGAGCAGGTCATGGACGTGCTGGAGCTGAGGCTGCGCACCCGGGAGCTCGAGCGCGCCAACCACCACCTGGCGCTCTTCGCCGGGCAGGTGAGCCACGACCTGCGCAGCCCGCTCACCGCGATCCTCGCCAACGTGGAGCTTCTGGAGACCGAGCCGGTCGTCGCCACCCGCGGGGACCTCGGCACGGTCGTGCGGGCGGTCTCCGACGCCGGCCGTCGCATGAACCGGATGATCGAGGAGATGCTCGAGTTCGCCGTGCGCGGCGGACGCCTCTCCCTCGTCGACACCCCGCTGGAGCACGTCTTCACCCTCGCCCTGACCGACCTCGAGCCCGTGGTGCGCCAGGGTGGCGCGACGGTGACGGTCGGGATGCTGCCGACGGTCCGCGCCGACGCGGACATGCTGTACTCCGTCGTGCTGAACCTGCTCACGAACGCGCTGAAGTTCACGCGCCCCGGCGTCCCGGCACAGGTGAGCGTGACCGCGCACCGCCACGGCGACGCCTGGCGGGTGACGGTGGCCGACAACGGCCGGGGCATCGAGCCCGAGCGGCGACGGGAGGTCTTCGACCTGTACGACCGCGGCGACGACCCCGACAGCCACGGCATCGGCCTGGCGACGACGCGTCGGCTCGTGCAGGCCCACGGCGGCCGGGTCGGGGCGGAGGACTCCCCGGCCGGTGGCGCGGCGGTGTGGTTCGAGCTTCCCGCGGGGTAG
- the rplK gene encoding 50S ribosomal protein L11 translates to MPPKKKVAALVKVQLQAGQANPAPPVGTALGPHGVNIMEFCKAYNAATESMRGNVVPVEITIYEDRSFTFVTKTPPAAELIKKAAGLAKGSPVPHKDKVGKLSKDQIREIATTKLPDLNANDIDQAMKIVEGTARSMGVTTD, encoded by the coding sequence ATGCCTCCCAAGAAGAAGGTCGCAGCGCTCGTCAAGGTGCAGCTGCAGGCCGGCCAGGCCAACCCCGCGCCGCCCGTCGGCACGGCGCTCGGCCCGCACGGCGTCAACATCATGGAGTTCTGCAAGGCGTACAACGCCGCCACGGAGTCCATGCGCGGCAACGTCGTCCCCGTCGAGATCACGATCTACGAGGACCGTTCGTTCACGTTCGTCACGAAGACGCCGCCCGCGGCCGAGCTGATCAAGAAGGCCGCCGGCCTCGCGAAGGGCTCGCCCGTCCCGCACAAGGACAAGGTCGGCAAGCTCAGCAAGGACCAGATCCGCGAGATCGCCACGACGAAGCTCCCGGACCTGAACGCGAACGACATCGACCAGGCCATGAAGATCGTCGAGGGAACCGCCCGCTCCATGGGCGTCACCACCGACTGA
- a CDS encoding TasA family protein: MNTKKVLLPLATLLAAGAVAIGSGATFTSSTANTISSVTSGTLTHTNSKNNAAVFSLSNIKPGDVVNGSLTITNTGSLPASFSLTETSSTNGFADNALSLTITNTTTGTKVYDGNFGGLTDGQKNPLGTVDPGVASSYTFSVRLADTADNTQQGKTASAAYSWDSTQLAATTTNQ; the protein is encoded by the coding sequence ATGAACACCAAGAAGGTCCTCCTCCCCCTCGCCACCCTGCTCGCCGCCGGCGCCGTCGCCATCGGCTCGGGCGCGACGTTCACCTCCAGCACGGCGAACACGATCAGCTCGGTGACGTCGGGCACCCTGACGCACACGAACTCCAAGAACAACGCGGCGGTCTTCTCGCTGTCGAACATCAAGCCCGGCGACGTCGTCAACGGCAGCCTCACCATCACGAACACCGGTTCGCTGCCGGCCTCGTTCAGCCTGACCGAGACGTCCTCGACGAACGGCTTCGCCGACAACGCGCTCTCGCTCACCATCACCAACACCACGACGGGCACGAAGGTCTACGACGGCAACTTCGGCGGCCTGACCGACGGCCAGAAGAACCCGCTCGGCACCGTCGACCCCGGCGTCGCCAGCTCCTACACCTTCTCGGTGCGCCTCGCCGACACGGCGGACAACACGCAGCAGGGCAAGACCGCCTCGGCCGCCTACAGCTGGGACTCCACGCAGCTCGCCGCCACCACCACCAACCAGTGA
- a CDS encoding histidine kinase dimerization/phospho-acceptor domain-containing protein, translating to MRERLVAAFVGLALLVLLLSTTSDLADHGVLAHVAAALAAAVLAGVVGLVAARHVTRPFDDLGRTLQETTDRLDGQVDRERAIAVSASHDLRTPLTALRLSLEDLTRWEQVPAEITVELERAIGEVDRLGAAVADLLEERRDVSTAEELDVDLVALTSTVVDRWREPLSDQGRGLVLGAAAPVRARVASEPVRQVVDALVAHAATRGSGTVTVDVAQLRDVVHVRVGDLGGRRVPVGILHGDDAAAEDAGLTAAATTAEAVGGYLTVPDAPGSQLQLILPRRCPSA from the coding sequence ATGCGTGAGCGGCTGGTCGCAGCGTTCGTCGGCCTGGCCCTGCTCGTGCTGCTGCTGTCGACGACGTCCGACCTCGCCGACCACGGCGTGCTCGCGCACGTGGCCGCCGCGCTCGCAGCCGCCGTGCTCGCGGGAGTGGTCGGCCTCGTCGCCGCCCGGCACGTGACCCGACCGTTCGACGACCTCGGCCGCACCCTGCAGGAGACGACCGACCGGCTCGACGGCCAGGTCGACCGCGAGCGCGCGATCGCCGTGAGCGCCTCCCACGACCTGCGCACCCCGCTCACCGCCCTACGCCTCTCCCTGGAGGACCTGACCCGCTGGGAGCAGGTGCCGGCCGAGATCACGGTCGAGCTGGAGCGCGCCATCGGCGAGGTCGACCGGCTGGGCGCGGCGGTCGCCGACCTGCTTGAGGAGCGACGCGACGTCAGCACGGCCGAGGAGCTCGACGTCGACCTCGTCGCGCTGACCTCCACCGTCGTCGACCGGTGGCGCGAGCCGCTGTCGGACCAGGGCCGCGGGCTGGTGCTGGGCGCGGCGGCGCCCGTGCGGGCGCGCGTGGCCTCCGAGCCGGTGCGCCAGGTCGTCGACGCCCTGGTGGCGCACGCCGCCACCCGGGGCAGCGGCACGGTGACCGTCGACGTGGCGCAGCTGCGCGACGTCGTGCACGTGCGCGTCGGCGACCTCGGCGGACGACGGGTGCCCGTGGGCATCCTGCACGGCGACGACGCGGCCGCCGAGGACGCGGGCCTGACCGCCGCGGCCACCACCGCCGAGGCCGTCGGCGGCTACCTGACCGTCCCGGACGCCCCCGGGTCGCAGCTGCAGCTGATCCTCCCCCGGCGCTGCCCGTCAGCCTGA
- the secE gene encoding preprotein translocase subunit SecE: protein MSESHETSATKERRTSPLTFYRQVVAELRKVVWPTRPQVVNYFFVVLVFVLIMMAFVAGLDYGFGKAMFAVFA from the coding sequence GTGAGCGAGAGCCACGAGACGTCGGCCACGAAGGAGCGGCGCACCTCCCCGCTGACCTTCTACCGCCAGGTCGTCGCGGAGCTGCGCAAGGTCGTGTGGCCCACGCGACCGCAGGTCGTCAACTACTTCTTCGTCGTGCTCGTCTTCGTCCTGATCATGATGGCGTTCGTCGCCGGCCTGGACTACGGGTTCGGCAAGGCGATGTTCGCCGTCTTCGCGTGA
- a CDS encoding NAD-dependent malic enzyme — protein MTHSTTESAVGASPAPNVSHSITVRLEVPAGGTAVGHLTTTVEQSGGVVTALDVAASRGDALRIDLTIAAGDTHHADRITDALRAIPDVEVKKVSDRTFLMHLGGVIETASKHALRNRDDLSMVYTPGVARICQAIAADREDARRLTIKRNSVAVVTDGSAVLGLGNIGPHAALPVMEGKAALFKTFGGIDAWPLCLDTQDVDQIVEIVAAVAPGFAGVNLEDISAPRCFEIEARLRERLDIPVFHDDQHGTAIVVLAALRNALRVVEKSLEDVRVVLVGAGAAGTAILRLLLGAGLSDVVVCDVDGIVSTERGDTDPTLCWIGENTNPRGVTGTLKDALRDADVFIGVSAPRLIDAADVETMADDAVVFALANPDPEIDPSLARQHARVVATGRSDYPNQINNVLAFPGIFRGLLDAHSHGIEVPVLLAASEAIAACVEDDELNADYIVPSVFHPEVHHRVADAVEKAARAVEKAHEA, from the coding sequence GTGACTCACTCGACGACCGAGAGCGCGGTCGGGGCCTCCCCCGCGCCGAACGTGTCCCACTCCATCACCGTCCGCCTGGAGGTGCCCGCCGGCGGCACCGCCGTCGGCCACCTCACGACCACGGTCGAGCAGAGCGGCGGCGTCGTGACCGCGCTCGACGTGGCCGCGTCGCGCGGCGACGCGCTGCGCATCGACCTGACGATCGCCGCCGGCGACACGCACCACGCCGACCGCATCACCGACGCGCTGCGCGCGATCCCCGACGTCGAGGTCAAGAAGGTCTCCGACCGCACGTTCCTCATGCACCTCGGCGGCGTCATCGAGACCGCGTCGAAGCACGCCCTGCGCAACCGCGACGACCTGTCGATGGTCTACACGCCCGGCGTCGCGCGCATCTGCCAGGCGATCGCCGCCGACCGCGAGGACGCGCGCCGACTCACCATCAAGCGCAACAGCGTCGCCGTCGTCACCGACGGGTCGGCCGTGCTCGGCCTCGGCAACATCGGCCCGCACGCCGCCCTGCCGGTGATGGAGGGCAAGGCCGCCCTGTTCAAGACCTTCGGCGGCATCGACGCCTGGCCGCTGTGCCTCGACACGCAGGACGTCGACCAGATCGTCGAGATCGTCGCCGCCGTCGCCCCCGGCTTCGCCGGCGTGAACCTCGAGGACATCTCGGCGCCCCGCTGCTTCGAGATCGAGGCACGGCTGCGCGAGCGCCTGGACATCCCCGTCTTCCACGACGACCAGCACGGCACCGCCATCGTCGTGCTCGCGGCCCTGCGCAACGCGCTGCGCGTGGTCGAGAAGTCGCTCGAGGACGTGCGCGTGGTCCTCGTCGGCGCAGGCGCCGCCGGCACCGCCATCCTGCGGCTGCTGCTCGGTGCCGGCCTGAGCGACGTCGTCGTGTGCGACGTCGACGGCATCGTCTCGACCGAGCGCGGCGACACCGACCCGACCCTCTGCTGGATCGGCGAGAACACGAACCCGCGCGGGGTCACGGGGACCCTCAAGGACGCCCTGCGCGACGCCGACGTCTTCATCGGCGTCAGCGCGCCGCGCCTCATCGACGCCGCCGACGTCGAGACCATGGCCGACGACGCCGTCGTGTTCGCCCTGGCCAACCCCGACCCGGAGATCGACCCGTCGCTGGCCCGCCAGCACGCGCGGGTCGTCGCCACCGGACGCTCGGACTACCCCAACCAGATCAACAACGTGCTCGCGTTCCCGGGCATCTTCCGCGGTCTGCTCGACGCGCACAGCCACGGCATCGAGGTGCCGGTGCTGCTCGCGGCGTCGGAGGCCATCGCCGCGTGCGTCGAGGACGACGAGCTGAACGCCGACTACATCGTCCCGAGCGTGTTCCACCCGGAGGTCCACCACCGGGTCGCCGACGCCGTGGAGAAGGCCGCCCGCGCGGTGGAGAAGGCACACGAGGCCTGA
- the rplA gene encoding 50S ribosomal protein L1 produces MTQRSKAYRAVAEKIDRDALYTPLQATTLAKESGSKNYDSTVDVSVRLGVDPRKADQMVRGTVNLPHGTGKTARVLVFATGANADAAREAGADHVGADELVEQVNGGWLDFDAVVATPDMMGKVGRLGRVLGPRNLMPNPKTGTVTVDVAKAVSDIKGGKVQFRVDRHANLHFVIGKASFSAEQLAENYGAAIEEILRLKPASSKGRYLKKITVSTTQGPGVPVDPSHLRNFAAADEA; encoded by the coding sequence ATGACACAGCGCAGCAAGGCGTACCGCGCCGTCGCCGAGAAGATCGACCGCGACGCCCTCTACACCCCGCTCCAGGCCACCACGCTGGCCAAGGAGTCGGGCAGCAAGAACTACGACTCCACCGTCGACGTCTCCGTGCGTCTCGGGGTCGACCCTCGCAAGGCCGACCAGATGGTGCGCGGCACCGTCAACCTGCCCCACGGCACCGGCAAGACCGCCCGGGTCCTGGTCTTCGCCACCGGCGCCAACGCCGACGCCGCCCGTGAGGCCGGCGCCGACCACGTGGGTGCCGACGAGCTCGTGGAGCAGGTGAACGGCGGCTGGCTCGACTTCGACGCCGTCGTCGCCACGCCCGACATGATGGGCAAGGTCGGTCGCCTCGGCCGCGTCCTCGGCCCGCGCAACCTGATGCCGAACCCCAAGACCGGCACGGTGACCGTCGACGTCGCCAAGGCCGTCAGCGACATCAAGGGCGGCAAGGTGCAGTTCCGCGTCGACCGTCACGCGAACCTGCACTTCGTCATCGGCAAGGCCTCGTTCTCCGCCGAGCAGCTCGCCGAGAACTACGGCGCCGCCATCGAGGAGATCCTGCGTCTCAAGCCGGCCAGCTCCAAGGGCCGCTACCTGAAGAAGATCACGGTCTCCACGACCCAGGGTCCGGGCGTTCCGGTCGACCCGTCGCACCTGCGCAACTTCGCGGCGGCCGACGAGGCCTGA
- the nusG gene encoding transcription termination/antitermination protein NusG, with the protein MTEQSPETSPVEVEELSDVEAADEAPEVEETTDDLDTLDAPDETVDTDQADEAEVDADLEADAPVDAAPVDALAEFRERLHSQIGDWYVVHTYSGMEKRVKANLENRITSLNAEDYIFEIVVPTEEVAEIKNGQRKLVKRTVLPGYVLVRMDLTDESWGVVRHTPSVTGFVGNSHQPVPLSLAEVEQMLAPAVEAEVAQQAADAPEQQQTASSPKVEFADFATGDSVMVVDGPFATLHATITEINLDAQRVKALVEIFGRETPVELSFTQIQKV; encoded by the coding sequence GTGACTGAACAGTCCCCCGAGACGAGCCCCGTCGAGGTCGAGGAGCTCTCCGACGTCGAGGCCGCCGACGAGGCGCCCGAGGTCGAGGAGACCACCGACGACCTCGACACGCTCGACGCACCCGACGAGACGGTCGACACCGACCAGGCCGACGAGGCCGAGGTCGACGCCGACCTCGAGGCCGACGCCCCCGTCGACGCCGCCCCGGTCGACGCCCTGGCGGAGTTCCGCGAGCGCCTGCACAGCCAGATCGGCGACTGGTACGTCGTGCACACGTACTCCGGCATGGAGAAGCGGGTCAAGGCGAACCTCGAGAACCGCATCACCTCCCTCAACGCCGAGGACTACATCTTCGAGATCGTGGTCCCGACCGAGGAGGTCGCCGAGATCAAGAACGGCCAGCGCAAGCTCGTCAAGCGCACCGTCCTGCCCGGCTACGTCCTGGTCCGCATGGACCTCACCGACGAGTCGTGGGGCGTCGTGCGCCACACGCCGTCGGTCACCGGCTTCGTGGGCAACTCCCACCAGCCCGTGCCCCTCAGCCTCGCCGAGGTGGAGCAGATGCTCGCCCCGGCGGTGGAGGCCGAGGTCGCCCAGCAGGCGGCCGACGCCCCCGAGCAGCAGCAGACGGCCTCGTCCCCCAAGGTCGAGTTCGCCGACTTCGCGACGGGCGACTCCGTCATGGTCGTCGACGGTCCGTTCGCCACGCTGCACGCGACCATCACGGAGATCAACCTCGACGCTCAGCGGGTCAAGGCCCTGGTCGAGATCTTCGGTCGCGAGACCCCGGTCGAGCTGAGCTTCACCCAGATCCAGAAGGTGTGA